The genomic interval GATCAATGCTATCAAAGAAGCCTTTGATGTCTCCTTCGATGATCCAGGTCGTTCCGTTCCCCGACTCATGTATTTGTTGTAACGCGGTGTGGCAGCTTCTTTTGGGTCTGAATCCGTGTGAGTTCCTACTAAAGATTGGTTCATAGATAGCTTCAAGTATCTGCCTGACGATTTCCTGCACCACCTTATCGTAGAAAGTGGGGATTCCCAGAGGACGGAACTTACCGTTCTTTTTCGGGATATAGACCCTCCTCACGGGTTTTGGCTTATAGCGTTCATATCGAAGTGCCTCAATCAGCTTCCTGATGCGTTTTCCTCCGAATCCGTCAATCGTGGTTTCATCCACACCCTTCGTGAGTTTTCCCGCATTGGATGCGAGCTTTGCATAGGCGGAAAGATAAAACCAGGGATTGAACAAGTTTCTGTACAACCGGGTAAATTGATAGTCCTCCTTGTTTCTTGATTTCTGATTCAGGTTTGCCAGCACTATTTCAGCTCTCTGCATTTCGCATACCTCCTACTGATAGCAAACGATGACACCTGCCCCCCTTCGCCATGTGACCGGCTTTCCCGATCTCGGACTACTACGGAGACTCCGTGACCATGACGGATATTC from Marispirochaeta sp. carries:
- a CDS encoding reverse transcriptase domain-containing protein, producing the protein MQRAEIVLANLNQKSRNKEDYQFTRLYRNLFNPWFYLSAYAKLASNAGKLTKGVDETTIDGFGGKRIRKLIEALRYERYKPKPVRRVYIPKKNGKFRPLGIPTFYDKVVQEIVRQILEAIYEPIFSRNSHGFRPKRSCHTALQQIHESGNGTTWIIEGDIKGFFDSIDHETMIGLLSKRIKDGRLLRLIKMFLKSGVMDEGKVRDTLTGAPQGGVISPILSNIYLHELDSYMVKISHQEYHGEKRQTNKEYTKIHARKLRRIKAGRLKEAKELLQKQRKLSAYDSMDPNYRRVRYVRYADDCAPRRQQFAERRNCHV